A region of Macaca thibetana thibetana isolate TM-01 chromosome 20, ASM2454274v1, whole genome shotgun sequence DNA encodes the following proteins:
- the STX1B gene encoding syntaxin-1B isoform X1 has protein sequence MKDRTQELRSAKDSDDEEEVVHVDRDHFMDEFFEQVEEIRGCIEKLSEDVEQVKKQHSAILAAPNPDEKTKQELEDLTADIKKTANKVRSKLKAIEQSIEQEEGLNRSSADLRIRKTQHSTLSRKFVEVMTEYNATQSKYRDRCKDRIQRQLEITGRTTTNEELEDMLESGKLAIFTDDIKMDSQMTKQALNEIETRHNEIIKLETSIRELHDMFVDMAMLVESQGEMIDRIEYNVEHSVDYVERAVSDTKKAVKYQSKARRKKIMIIICCVVLGVVLASSIGGTLGL, from the exons ATGAAGGATCGGACTCAGGAGCTGCGGAGT GCGAAAGACAGTGATGATGAAGAGGAGGTGGTCCACGTGGATCGGGACCACTTCATGGATGAGTTCTTTGAACAG GTGGAAGAGATCCGGGGCTGCATTGAGAAACTGTCGGAGGATGTGGAGCAGGTGAAAAAACAGCATAGCGCCATCCTGGCTGCCCCCAACCCAGATGAGA AGACCAAACAGGAGCTGGAGGACCTCACTGCAGACATCAAGAAGACGGCCAACAAGGTTCGGTCCAAATTGAAAG CGATCGAGCAAAGCATTGAACAGGAGGAGGGGCTCAACCGTTCCTCCGCGGACCTGCGCATCCGCAAGACCCAG CACTCCACACTGTCCCGGAAGTTCGTGGAGGTAATGACCGAATATAACGCGACCCAGTCCAAGTACCGGGACCGCTGCAAGGACCGGATCCAGCGGCAACTGGAGATCA CTGGAAGGACCACCACCAACGAAGAACTGGAAGACATGCTGGAGAGCGGGAAGCTGGCTATCTTCACAGATGAC ATCAAAATGGACTCACAGATGACGAAGCAGGCACTGAATGAGATCGAGACAAGGCACAATGAGATCATCAAGCTGGAGACCAGCATCCGTGAGCTGCACGACATGTTTGTGGACATGGCCATGCTTGTAGAGAGCCAG GGAGAGATGATTGACCGCATCGAGTACAATGTGGAACATTCTGTAGACTACGTGGAGCGAGCTGTGTCTGACACCAAGAAAGCAGTGAAATATCAGAGCAAGGCCCGGAGG AAGAAAATCATGATCATCATTTGCTGTGTGGTGCTGGGGGTGGTCTTGGCGTCATCCATTGGGGGGACGCTGGGCTTGTAG
- the STX1B gene encoding syntaxin-1B isoform X2, whose product MDEFFEQVEEIRGCIEKLSEDVEQVKKQHSAILAAPNPDEKTKQELEDLTADIKKTANKVRSKLKAIEQSIEQEEGLNRSSADLRIRKTQHSTLSRKFVEVMTEYNATQSKYRDRCKDRIQRQLEITGRTTTNEELEDMLESGKLAIFTDDIKMDSQMTKQALNEIETRHNEIIKLETSIRELHDMFVDMAMLVESQGEMIDRIEYNVEHSVDYVERAVSDTKKAVKYQSKARRKKIMIIICCVVLGVVLASSIGGTLGL is encoded by the exons ATGGATGAGTTCTTTGAACAG GTGGAAGAGATCCGGGGCTGCATTGAGAAACTGTCGGAGGATGTGGAGCAGGTGAAAAAACAGCATAGCGCCATCCTGGCTGCCCCCAACCCAGATGAGA AGACCAAACAGGAGCTGGAGGACCTCACTGCAGACATCAAGAAGACGGCCAACAAGGTTCGGTCCAAATTGAAAG CGATCGAGCAAAGCATTGAACAGGAGGAGGGGCTCAACCGTTCCTCCGCGGACCTGCGCATCCGCAAGACCCAG CACTCCACACTGTCCCGGAAGTTCGTGGAGGTAATGACCGAATATAACGCGACCCAGTCCAAGTACCGGGACCGCTGCAAGGACCGGATCCAGCGGCAACTGGAGATCA CTGGAAGGACCACCACCAACGAAGAACTGGAAGACATGCTGGAGAGCGGGAAGCTGGCTATCTTCACAGATGAC ATCAAAATGGACTCACAGATGACGAAGCAGGCACTGAATGAGATCGAGACAAGGCACAATGAGATCATCAAGCTGGAGACCAGCATCCGTGAGCTGCACGACATGTTTGTGGACATGGCCATGCTTGTAGAGAGCCAG GGAGAGATGATTGACCGCATCGAGTACAATGTGGAACATTCTGTAGACTACGTGGAGCGAGCTGTGTCTGACACCAAGAAAGCAGTGAAATATCAGAGCAAGGCCCGGAGG AAGAAAATCATGATCATCATTTGCTGTGTGGTGCTGGGGGTGGTCTTGGCGTCATCCATTGGGGGGACGCTGGGCTTGTAG